The DNA sequence TAGCACAATAAGTTCTACCTTTGAGGTAACTACACAGACACCATGGCTAATCCTATTATTAAGGTTTCGGATATTGCTACTGCGGTGGCCATATCCAACAGTATTCCCGAGTTTATTGATCCACCTTCCAAGGAGGAGTATAAAAGGCGACTAAAGGATGTACCTCATCTTATATTGGTAGCTTTTGACCAGGATCGCCCGGTCGGATTCAAGGTCGGCTATGAGCGGAATGGTGCCTTTTACTCCTGGATGGGCGGTGTTTTGCCCAGTTACCGACGCCGAAGTATTGCGCGTCGGTTGGCAGAAAAGCAGGAAGCCTGGGCACTGGGGAACGGTTACAAAAGCGTCACCTTCAAGACACGTAACCAGCATAAGAGTATGCTCTTGTTTGCCTTGCGGCGGGGCTTCAATATTATCGGATTCAAAGAAAAAGGAGATGTGTTGACCAACCGTATCCTCTTACAGAAGGTTCTCTAGTAACGAAAAGTGCAAGTAGTGTATCTTGTGCCTCGTTTTTTAAAATAAGCGCTGACAATGTTTGTTGGGAAATAAATCGAAACAAAGTTGGCAGCTAAACTCAGTTGAATGGGCTACTATTTACTGCCCGCAAACCAAATACCATTGTTATGAGATCAATTTTCCTTGGTTTAGCTATCCTGCTGGTCACTGGTGCCACCTTTGCTCAGGGAGAGTTTTCCGGCGGCTTCAAAGCGGGATTGAATTTTAATAATATCGACGGACCGACGGAAACAGAAGATGAGGTTTTCGGTTCCAACACAGGATTCCATATTGGTGCTTCATTTGTCTACTCAATCACTGATTTGTTTGGGGTGAAAGCAGAGTTGATGTACAGCCAAAAAGGCACCCAGTACACTTACGATGGGCCTTCGTACTTTACGTTTTATACCACCAATACAGGTACGCCCATTTTCGCCACCGGCAACCGGCGTAGTGACATTAGTGTTTCTAACTCTTACATTGATATTCCGGTACTGCTTTATTATAAAGTTGGTCGCCTGGAATTTGAAGCAGGTGTTAACGCCGGATTATTAATAGGAAGTAGCGGTAGTGGTGGAATTACTTTTTCGGGGATGACCCAGGCCGGTAGCCCCGTTGCTGAATTTACCACAGGCGTTGACTTTGGTTACATCAACGGAGAAAGAGGGGTGAATGCCATTCAGGGATCAACGCCGATTACCTTGAACACACTGCAAGCTTTTCTTCCCGGCTCTATTGATGCCTATTACGAGGCAGCAGATAATGATGAAAAGAAATTTAAAACCCTTGATTTTGGATTGAATGCTGGTGTAGCATTCTTTCTAAACGATGGGCTTTACGTAGGTGTGCGTGCCAATTATGGCTTGTCGGATATTACGAATGAAGGGCAGGATATCTCTCCCGTCAGCTTAGCCGTGGGCAATCGTTATCAGACCAGAAATGACGAGGATCGCAATGTTTCTATCCAGGCTTCGGTAGGTTTTAGGTTTTAGAAGTGATTGAACCATATAAGGCACATATAAGTATTTCTTTTATGCCTTATATGGTTCAATTCTCTTGGATAGAGGGCCTCTCTACCATGCTACAATCAACGCTTTCACCAGTGCTTGCAAGCGAGGCGAAGTTTCTCCAACTTTTGCGATGACATCTTCTACACTGGTTTCCTTAATATCTTCCAGAGGGTAGCATTTATTAGAAACCACGGAAACCACGAAAATGGGGAGTTCCATGTGTTTGGCTACCAACACTTCCGGCACGGTAGACATGCCGACCAGATCGGCACCGATGCGGTGGAAAAACTGGTATTCGGCAGGTGTTTCCAGATTAGGGCCTTGCAAACCTAAGTAGATCCCTTCGTGAGCAGGGATACCCATTTTTCGAGCCATTTGTAGTGCCTGCGCATTTAGTTGGCGATCGTAGGTGCCCAGCATATCCGGGAAACGCGGCCCCAGGCGTTCGTCGTTGTGGCCGCGCAGCGGGTTGTCGGCCATGAAATTAATATGGTCGCGGACAAAAACGATATCGCCCGCCTCGATAGCCGGGTTGACACTGCCTGAAGCATTGGAAATAATCAAGCGTTCTATACCCAGGAACTTCATCACCCTTACGGGGAACGTAACCTGCTCCATACTATAACCTTCATAGTAATGGAACCTGCCGGCCATGGCGACAATGGGAATGCCAGCCAGCTTACCGAAAATAAGTTTACCACGATGGCTTTGTACCGTAGACACAGGAAAATGAGGAATATCACCATAGGCAATTTCCGTAGCATCTGTTATCTCGTCGGCTAAATCGCTGAGACCCGTGCCCAAAATGAGGCCAAAGCGAGGGCTTAGCGTACTTTGGCTTTTGAGGTAACTGACGGCATCCTGGATGGTATCGTAAAGGTGAGGTGAAGGCATGCTTGCTTTAAATTGTTGATCTTATGCCAAAGTAGAAAATAGTAAGGGATGTGCCCGTCTTTTTAGGAATAATTTTACAGACGGTGAACGAACCCTAGCTGCTAGTACATAATCACAAGCTACTGCCCCAACGCTTTCACACGCAAATGACGTCTGTAAAGAAGAACAGTTTTTTCTAAAAAAAAACAGGATCCAATGAAGTATCTATTGATCACCTCTATTTTAGCTTTCCTTTGTTTGGGTTGTGAAACCGATAACATTCCATTATCGGCAGGAGACTTCCTCTACTTCAATTCTTTTGAGGATGGCAACGATTCCGGGACTTTTGAAGCTACCTACGATAAGGATGCCCCTGCGGGAGGTGGCGATTATTCGCTCCTGATCAATGGAGGGTGCATTGTTCCTCATTATGAAGTCGGGATTGGTCCCTTCTCGCAAGAAATAGAAGTGAAGCTGTCTACTTGGGGAAAAACAATGGAAGATAGGAGTGGTTCCTTGATTTTGTACCTATTGAATGACCCCTCACAATACTTGTCAATAGAAATCACTACCCCCGAGTGGCAAGCTTATGAAGCGGAAGGAAGTATGGTCATTCCTGCCGGGGAAACAGCAACGCTACAGTTTATTTCGGGAGGGCTCATCTCCGTAGCTACGCATTACGATCTTGTAGAAATACGGCTAGCGGAATAAGTGCTTCCAGCGGACTTCCCGCTGATGGAACTTATTCGCCGACCCCTTAGCATGAAAGGTACAGCGTACCGCCTATCTCTGTAGGAATCTTTTAGGTTTTTATGTGAGGTGCAGCGCACCGTACGCTATTCAGCAGGATGGTCTACATTCCATGGTTTTATTAATTGGGAAATAGAGCACGGTGCGCTACACCTTTTTCATGAGAAAATATCATTTGCTATAGATACGGCGGTGCGCTGCACCAAAATTTATCGTCGACCAAGCCAGAAACCACACCTCTAAATAACGTAAGGTTGGGCATTAATCGCTTGATTTTCAATAGCAATACACCATGTGCGACCTCTCTGAGGTCGAAATAAGGCATGAACGACCATTCTACCAATTTTTGACCTCTCCGAGGTCATACATAACATCTCGGAGAGATGCCATATTGGTAGTAAATACAAACGATATAACTCACCCGACCTCGGAGAGGTCGCATATAATACCTCCAACCTCACATTAAATAAGCCGTGAACCTGTCTACCTGTCCGGTGGCCAGACGGGCTCGGCGAAGCCAGGTGAGCGAACACGCTAGTAGCACCGGCGTAAATCCTGCCTTGGAAGAGTATATCGTTCTGAGCACTTTGTTCAATACCAATAATTGCTAGCCTGAAATGGGGAAGTTACTCTTTGCTGCTTTCTACGGTCGTGCCTCTCTTGGGACAGCACGAAAATAAAATGCGATTGGCTACGCCGCTACTACGTGGTTTGGTTTTCATAATAGTAAGCCAAGCGGTTCATTTAAAGCGGTTTACTATTTGAAAACCTTGAAGAAAATCGCATTTTATTTTCTGCGCAATATGTGGTCTCTAGAAAGCGGGATAAACTTCTCCTCCGCTGGTAGAGGTTTTCCATTACGAAAAAAGACCTGCTACAGTTAAGTAACAAATCTTTTTTATTGAGCCATCCAGCGGACTCGAACCGCCGACCTACGCATTACGAATGCGTTGCTCTACCAGCTGAGCTAGGATGGCACTAAAGTGGGGCAAATATAAAATCTTTTTTCATAGAAAAAACAACTTATACCGTCGAAAAAATCCCGGGGTTAGGGAATTTTTTTTGGGCACGATTGGCAAATCACTTAAATTGAGGGATAAACGAAACCCAACCCAACGGACTGTGACCTATCGAACTTTCATCAGCCAGTTATTTATTACACTTGGCAGCTTGCGTGCTGCTGTAGAGCTTATTCGTGAGCGAGAATTATGGCGAGGCATTAATCGCTACAGCTGGGTGTTCAAAGCCCTCTTTATTGTTGGTATCCTGGTCGGATTATCCTTTCTCATGGAAGTAGGGGGCTGGATTAGTAGTCTTTTTGTGGGCGATACCTCGGTTAACGCCTTCGCCGCAATGGGGACGATGATCAGCAACATTGCAACGGAAGGATACGAATCCTTTACTTCTGGTTTGTTGAAGTACGTGATCCTGGTACTTTCAGAGGTAGTGGTTTTTCACTTCATGCAACGTGCACTAGAGGAGATACAAGGGCACCCGGTTCGTACCGATTTTACCGCTTTTTTCAATGCTCAGGTACGGATGATCAAGGTGGCCATTCGGTCGTGGGTGATGGAAATTATTGTTTCTGCACTGGTATCTGTAGTGTTCGGGATTTTTGGTTTTATGGACTGGCTGGAAAGCCCTGTTTTGTTTTTCGTGCAATGCTATTTCTTCGGGCTGGTGATCCTCGATAATTACAACGAACAATTTGGCATGACCATCAAAGAGAGTATGGCCTTCAGTAAATCCTACATGGGAGTTTCGCTGGCTTTGGGTATTGTCCTTTATCTGTTGATGTTGATCCCGCTGGTAGGCGTGGTAGGAGGTACCATCCTGGTATCCGTAACCGGCGCAATTGTAATGAGTAAAATTGCCAAGTTGGAGGTAAGTTCTCCTGAGGCAAAGATCAGTGCTGAATAGAGTTGTTCTGCTGGGGGCTGTTTTAGCGAAAGCGATAAAATTTTATTCTGAACGAGGCAGATTTTGCAGCCGAACCTGCCTGCAAGGCCAGCTTGCTGGCAGGCAGGTGCGGGCACCACGTAGTAGCCGCGAAGCGAATTCGGCGAAAAATCTAACGAAGCTCAGGATGAAATTTTCCGCTTGCAGCAAAACTTGTCCCAGCAGAACAACTCTAATAAACAGAGCTTTCGCCAAAGTACGTATAAGGATACAGGTCGCTTCGCTCCCTTTTGGGTAGAGGGTATGGAGATGGAAAGACCAAGTCCCTTTACCCTCTACCTCAAGGGCGATGCAATCGCTCCGCATCTCCTGTCCGCTGCCAGGCAGGCCTGTCCGCTGGCCAGGCGGGCCTGTCTGAAAAGCCAAGGAGGCAGCTTACTAGAACTTGATCGGCACGCGTACGACTGTGTTGTCCCAGCCAATGACCATGTGCGCCCCATCTTCGGCTTCTTCGAAGATGATTCCCATGGCTTCGATCGTGTTTTTGACGGTGCTGGTAGGTACGGTGATCTCCGCTACACTACTGTCTTCGGGCTTAAACACATAATGTCCCCACCCGTCGAGATCGAGACTGAAGTAGATGGTCCATTCTTTTTCGTTGACCATAGCGTAGACGGTATAACGACCAGCACGGACAGGTTGGTCGCCAATTTTTACATCCCGCATGAAGGTGATTTCTGTCGCCTCATTGGCACCAATACGCCACATTTCACCATATTTGATGAGTTCACCGAAGACGATGCGCTCTTTTTTCTGTGGGCGAGAGTAAATGACCCGCATGATGGGTTCACCAGCGAGTTTCTCTTCGGGGGTTTTGGCAAAATTGCGGAAAGCTGCTCGTTGAGGATAGTAGGACATGTCCATGGGGCTTTTGTCCAGGTCTGGAAACTCTTGTGCCATCAGGCTAGGAGCAATTCCCATGAGCATAATTAACAGTAGTGGGGCAAAATTCTTCATAAGTTAACTTAGTTTTGTGATGGTAGGAGTTTTAACGATTCTTAATAGAACGTATAAAGTAAGGAATTGGTTAAGCTGGCCTTTGGTATTTGCTAATGGTCGAGCCTTTCTGAACAGCCATCCCTCTACCCTCTACATCAAGGGCGCGAATTAGCCCGTACCAGCTACTGATTTTCGTCGAACGTCCAGTCAAGAGATTGGTGGGGAATTTTATTTTATAAAAAAGAAAGATCATGAAGATTCACCTCAAGTACGAACATACTCCCGAATTGGCCTATGATTTTGCCATTCACTATTGGAAATCGAAGCGTTTGCTAAAACTCATTTTCGGAGCCATTGTGGTAGTGCTGTTGGTACAGCTGGTGATCACCTTCGTGAGAGACGGCAGCGGCGAGGAAGCATTGAAAATCCTGATGCCCATCGGGATGATTCTGGTCATCTGGTTGTGGTTGATACCCGCCAGCTTGAAGAAGCAACTTCAGCGTGCCGATCAGCAAAGCAAATTGGGTACTGCTCGGGAGATGATCTTCGAGGAGGAAGAAATGCTGATCAAGACCGCCAATTCTGAGTCTACCTTTGATTATGAAGGCTTGCTGCATTACGGGGCTTCGGATAAGTGCTACTTCTTGTATATTGGTACCAACCAGGCCATGATTATTCCTAAAGCTGCTTTTGGTCCTGGGGAGGAAGAGGCGTTTCGGGAGTTGTTGCTGAGGAAGGAGGTGCCGTTTTTGTAAAATTTAATAACTCGTCGATAATTTCAATCTTCTCGCCGAAAGAACTGTTGTAGTGCTCAGATTTACAGTAGTTTAGTGATGTATTCAATAGAGAACACCTATTCAATCACCACTAAATCTACCCATTATGAGCTTCATGATTTCAGCCAGCCAGATGATTAATAGCAATCGTCGTTTGCAGCGCAAGCGCAATGTAGGATTTCGGAATACCGGCTTGCCTTTGGCAAAAATAAGCGACGAAATCTTGGAGCCTGTATCGCCAATTATCGCTCAGCGGTTTAAGGCGCAAATGGAGAGCGACCGTCAGCGGACGGAAATGATCACCGGCCTTCTATTGATCCTTGTTTTTGGAGTCAGTGCTGCGGTCCTCCTGTTGATGACCGGATTCTTCTAAAAAAAATTATTACTAGATAGTGTAGTATTATTGTCGTTGCCTGAGCCAGGAAACTGGTTCAGGCTTTTTTATTTACCTCACCAGATCATAAATTACACTCAAACCTAAGTTGTATTGAATGCCAATAACTGGAGCTATTTCATCCATTGCCTTGTCTACGCCTAACCTATTTTGCGCTCCCTCATAGTAAAAGGTCTTGTCCTTGCGCACTGTTTTTTTGACGTAGTTTCCTGAGTAATTAGTATTGACCACCGAGCTTTCAAATGCTTCATCGTATTGCTTGTACATGCTTTGAGGGTTATGTACGCCAAAATTATCCTGCACAATTCTGTAGGTGTCTGAAATCCTGATAGAGCTGTGTTTTGAGAATTTCCCCTTTCTATCTTCGATCACTTTCATGGCTTCGTCAAATAGCCCGTCGTATATTTTATCGAGATCATCATTGAAATATTCAACTTTGATGATGTCATAAATTTCTTGTTTGGAGGCCAGCTCAATGATTTCGTCGATGACGGCCAGCTTTCGTAGCTTTATGATAAGGTTTTTTCTGATTTCAAAGCCATCAAAAAACTCGGTGATCACGTTGCCTTCGATACTGTGATCATACACCTTGGTTTGCGAAATAAAATCAGCGTAAACGTCTTCTTCTTTAATGCCAATTTTTCCGAGGTCTGTCAGAAACAAATCTATCCTGTTGTTTAGATCTTGGTTACAAGCAACAACTGTTTTTGCCTCTCCTTTTACGCCAACCGTCATCAAGTAATAGTCGGCTTCTTTATTCAGCAGCACATTTGCGTTGATAATTAAGGTAGAGTCTGTTGAAACAAAGCTGCTCTTGTTGACGGAGACAGGCGTCTGGTTCCGGTTGTTGTTTTGGTAAACCTGGTTGCCTGCTATTTGAGCATAGGAAATGGTACTCCATATTGTCAAGAGGATAATTGTGAGGTGTTGTTTCATCGAAGGCTAGGTTTTAAAAGACACAAAAGATTTACCGAAACTCTTTGATATTCGTTCCGATGGTCAAATGATTGACGCCGCCACCGAGATGGAAGTTGGTTCGGCCATAGTCCAGGCGGAAACGGTTGATTTTTACCCCGGCGCCAAAGGTAAATCCTGCCAGACTACGGTATTCGTTGATGCTAAGTTCTTTGCGCATCAGGTGGCTATAGCCAAAACGTAGTCGGAAATTGTCTTTCTTACCCATAAAGAGTTCCCCATTGAAAACGAAGTGGCGGGCAAAGTTGTCGAACCAAATCTCTGTATCGCTCTGCTCCGTATCTACATCGCCAAAAAGGAGCGTTGTCTCTGTGGAGTTGGGATCATCGTAGAGGATGTTCCAGCGATCGAGGTAACGGTAGACGAGGGAAAATTGGAAGGGTAAGTATCTTAGTCGTTTGCTGATGCCGGCTTGCAACTCAAAGGGGAGTGGCTCTACATTGCCTTCCCGGTAAGTACTCAGTTGGCGGCCAGCATTGCGGGCGACCATGGTGAGAACCAGGTTTTTAGCGGTATCCTGGTACAGTAGGCTGAGATCGGCGACAATCCCTGTGGAGGTATAACTTTCCAGTCGAGACGTGACGAAACGCAGGTTGATGCCTCCTCTTAGCCGTTCGGCCAGTTGCCTGCCAGCACCGATGCTGATGCCATACTCCGCCGCTTTGAAATCTCCTTCGACCAGGCCCAGGTTGTTGGTCAGGTCGAAAGTGCCATAGTTGGCGTAGCGAATCCCGCCAGAAAAGGTAGTTTGCCACTTTTGATGGTAGTAGCCTCCCGTCGCATAGCCGTATTGCACATCACCCGGATGAAAAGCATGGCTAAAAGAAAGCTGTTGGTGCATCAGTGGGTTGAGCACTGCCGGGTTGGTAGCGCCCAGGTTGATATCATCATCGAGTACCGCAATATGTGTTCCCCCAAGGGCCGAAATCCTGGCAGAAGGCGCAAAATTGAGGAATTCATAAGTAAACAATCCACCCACCTGAGCGGCAAGCAGAGAGGAAAAACAAATGGCTAGGGAGAGTAGTAGTAAACGCATATTTAATCCTGCTTTTCTTCTGCTGACCAGGTAGTAGTGCATCGTCCGCTAACGCATTCCATCGTGCGGATAAGCGCTCCCTGCTCGTCATAAATTTTTAATTCGCCGTGTTCAAAATCTCCGTTGAGGTAGGTACCTTCTGCGGCGAGTTTACCATTGCGGTGATACTCGACAAAAGGACCGTTTTCCAGGTTTTCTGAAAAAGCGACAGATTCCTTGAGTTGGCCATTGTCATAATACGTTTTCCAAGTACCTGTCATCTCGTTGTTCACGTATTGGCCTTCCTGTTTCAGCATACCATTTTCATGGTAAAGGCGGTAGGGGCCATCGAAAATGCCAGCGCGGTAATTTTCGATAATGCTGGTATCTCCGCTGGACGTAAAGAGGATACGTTGACCGTCAAGGGTATCTGATTGGTAGTGGGCCACTTCTACCAATACGCCGTCGGCGGAGGTGGTATAGGCCCAGCCCTCCCGGGCAAAGTCAGTTTTGCGGCGTTCAAAACGAATGGAATTACCGAATTCATCTTGTTCCGTAACTTCTTCGATATTGCTTCCGCAGGAAGGAAAGAGAAAAAGGGCTACTGTAAAGCCAACTAGAAACGCGAACCATCTGTCCAAGGTGTATATTGTTTAATTAACAATGATGCCAAAGGCTGTATAGGGTTTGGCCGCTTTGCGCCCTTTGGGTATAGCGTAGAAAGGAGGGAGTACTTGTTGATCCAGCATCTCTTCTCCTGGATTTACAAAATCCTTCTACCCTTTACCTCAAGGGGCGATAACATCGTCCTGCATCCCTCTACAGAACAGCACGAAAATAAAAAGCGATTTTGTTTTCCAAATAGTTAAATAAGCACTTCATTTCAAGCCCGTCTGGCCAGCCGGACAGGCGTTTTAACTATTTGGAAAACTTGAGAAAAATCGCAGTTTATTTTCTGCGCAATACTACGTAAAAATAGCCAGCACAATTGAATAACGACA is a window from the Lewinella sp. LCG006 genome containing:
- a CDS encoding GNAT family N-acetyltransferase — protein: MANPIIKVSDIATAVAISNSIPEFIDPPSKEEYKRRLKDVPHLILVAFDQDRPVGFKVGYERNGAFYSWMGGVLPSYRRRSIARRLAEKQEAWALGNGYKSVTFKTRNQHKSMLLFALRRGFNIIGFKEKGDVLTNRILLQKVL
- a CDS encoding porin family protein translates to MRSIFLGLAILLVTGATFAQGEFSGGFKAGLNFNNIDGPTETEDEVFGSNTGFHIGASFVYSITDLFGVKAELMYSQKGTQYTYDGPSYFTFYTTNTGTPIFATGNRRSDISVSNSYIDIPVLLYYKVGRLEFEAGVNAGLLIGSSGSGGITFSGMTQAGSPVAEFTTGVDFGYINGERGVNAIQGSTPITLNTLQAFLPGSIDAYYEAADNDEKKFKTLDFGLNAGVAFFLNDGLYVGVRANYGLSDITNEGQDISPVSLAVGNRYQTRNDEDRNVSIQASVGFRF
- a CDS encoding purine-nucleoside phosphorylase; translated protein: MPSPHLYDTIQDAVSYLKSQSTLSPRFGLILGTGLSDLADEITDATEIAYGDIPHFPVSTVQSHRGKLIFGKLAGIPIVAMAGRFHYYEGYSMEQVTFPVRVMKFLGIERLIISNASGSVNPAIEAGDIVFVRDHINFMADNPLRGHNDERLGPRFPDMLGTYDRQLNAQALQMARKMGIPAHEGIYLGLQGPNLETPAEYQFFHRIGADLVGMSTVPEVLVAKHMELPIFVVSVVSNKCYPLEDIKETSVEDVIAKVGETSPRLQALVKALIVAW
- a CDS encoding DUF2911 domain-containing protein; the protein is MKNFAPLLLIMLMGIAPSLMAQEFPDLDKSPMDMSYYPQRAAFRNFAKTPEEKLAGEPIMRVIYSRPQKKERIVFGELIKYGEMWRIGANEATEITFMRDVKIGDQPVRAGRYTVYAMVNEKEWTIYFSLDLDGWGHYVFKPEDSSVAEITVPTSTVKNTIEAMGIIFEEAEDGAHMVIGWDNTVVRVPIKF
- a CDS encoding YcxB family protein, encoding MKIHLKYEHTPELAYDFAIHYWKSKRLLKLIFGAIVVVLLVQLVITFVRDGSGEEALKILMPIGMILVIWLWLIPASLKKQLQRADQQSKLGTAREMIFEEEEMLIKTANSESTFDYEGLLHYGASDKCYFLYIGTNQAMIIPKAAFGPGEEEAFRELLLRKEVPFL
- a CDS encoding SIMPL domain-containing protein, giving the protein MKQHLTIILLTIWSTISYAQIAGNQVYQNNNRNQTPVSVNKSSFVSTDSTLIINANVLLNKEADYYLMTVGVKGEAKTVVACNQDLNNRIDLFLTDLGKIGIKEEDVYADFISQTKVYDHSIEGNVITEFFDGFEIRKNLIIKLRKLAVIDEIIELASKQEIYDIIKVEYFNDDLDKIYDGLFDEAMKVIEDRKGKFSKHSSIRISDTYRIVQDNFGVHNPQSMYKQYDEAFESSVVNTNYSGNYVKKTVRKDKTFYYEGAQNRLGVDKAMDEIAPVIGIQYNLGLSVIYDLVR
- the porQ gene encoding type IX secretion system protein PorQ; amino-acid sequence: MRLLLLSLAICFSSLLAAQVGGLFTYEFLNFAPSARISALGGTHIAVLDDDINLGATNPAVLNPLMHQQLSFSHAFHPGDVQYGYATGGYYHQKWQTTFSGGIRYANYGTFDLTNNLGLVEGDFKAAEYGISIGAGRQLAERLRGGINLRFVTSRLESYTSTGIVADLSLLYQDTAKNLVLTMVARNAGRQLSTYREGNVEPLPFELQAGISKRLRYLPFQFSLVYRYLDRWNILYDDPNSTETTLLFGDVDTEQSDTEIWFDNFARHFVFNGELFMGKKDNFRLRFGYSHLMRKELSINEYRSLAGFTFGAGVKINRFRLDYGRTNFHLGGGVNHLTIGTNIKEFR
- a CDS encoding toxin-antitoxin system YwqK family antitoxin — protein: MDRWFAFLVGFTVALFLFPSCGSNIEEVTEQDEFGNSIRFERRKTDFAREGWAYTTSADGVLVEVAHYQSDTLDGQRILFTSSGDTSIIENYRAGIFDGPYRLYHENGMLKQEGQYVNNEMTGTWKTYYDNGQLKESVAFSENLENGPFVEYHRNGKLAAEGTYLNGDFEHGELKIYDEQGALIRTMECVSGRCTTTWSAEEKQD